The Flexibacter flexilis DSM 6793 DNA segment AGTGCCAACAGACCAAGCTTTTATTGATTTTGATTTGCGCGATTTGAGTTTGGATTTGTCAAAATATGGTGCTTTTGTAGCTTTAGAGTATTTGGGAATTGTTCGGCAAAATACCAATGAATTTGTGCCTTATGATAAATTAACTATGCTTGAAAAGCAACAGTTTCACCTGAAATTGGTGAAAGATAAAAAAATAAAAGATGACAGTTTTGCACGCGACTTTTGGGGAAAATGGGGCAAAGCCATTATACCTGGTAACTTTTGTTTTAGTATAGAATTAGAAATTCCAGAGGAGTAAAAAAAGCAAGACCCCGCCTCGTACATCACGAGGCGGGGTGCTGCTTTTTATTTATTCTAAAAGAAAAATTAGTCGTTGCGGCGTGCGCCTAACAAAACTGCGATGTAATACAACAGCGTAGCCAACGAACCCAAAGCCGAAACCACGTAAGTCATGGCAGCCCACCAAAGCGCGTCTTTGGCCATAGCGTGTTCTTGTGGCGTTACGATTTTGCGGCGGTCTATCCATGCCAAAGCGCGTGCGCTGGCATCAAATTCTACGGGCAAAGTAATGAAGCTAAACAAGGTCGTAAGCGAAAACAAGGCAATGCCAAGTTCGAGCGGAACAACGGAATAACGTAGGGCAAAAAAGCCTATTAGAATCAACCAAGGCATAAAGCGCGAAGAAACCGACAACACAGGCACCATTGCCGAGCGGAATTGCAAAAAGCTGTACGCGGTGGCGTGTTGTACGGCGTGGCCACATTCGTGCGCGGCAACGGCAGCGGCAGCGGCGTTACGACCGTAATACACATCGCGACTCAAATTAACGGTACGGTTGGCGGGGTTGTAGTGGTCGGTTAGTTCGCCTTCTACCGAATGCACCGTAACATTATAAATCCCGTGGTCGTTGAGCATGAGTTGTGCGATTTCCGCACCGCTCAAATTACTGCGCAAACCCGTTTGGGAATATTCCGCAAATTTGTTTTTGAGTCTTGCACTTACCGCCCAACTAATCAAACCGAAAATGGCGGCAATTATATAACCGAACATCATAGTACTTAATATTTTGTTTTGTGTTTATAAAATCTGTTTTTGTTTTGAATGAAAGTCTTTGAAATAGAACTGTTTACCCGATTTATTCAAAGATGCCACGCCTACAGCGTTGAAATGATACCGAACCGAAACTTTTCTACAAATATTTCAATCCTTACGGATTTTTGCGTGATTTAGATCAAGCCTTAGGCTTGGTATCTTTGTAGCGCGAGCCACATCATCTATTCACCGCAGCAGAACGCCGTAGGCGTGAAATCTTTGTGATAATCAGGTTCAATTGATACACTAAATGTCTAAACTTATCTCCGATGCTTTGGCTAATTATTTTAACCAATCAATCGCTTACTTAATATATTAATAAGCTGCTTTGATTTTGTTGATAATATTGGTAGTTGAATAATTTTCGACCAAAGGCACGGTAAGCACCTGCCCGCCACGAGCCAATACAAAATCTGCACCAACGATATTTTGAATCGTATAATCGTTGCCTTTTGTCAGAATGTCAGGTTCGATGGCCTCAATCAGTCGTAATGGCGTATCTTCCCCGAACAGCACCACCAAATCCACGAAAGCCAACGAAGCCATTACACGCGCACGCGCGTACTCGCTGACTACAGGCCGCAACGAACCTTTCAGGCGGCTCACGGAAGCATCCGTGTTTAGCCCCAACACGAGTTTGTCCCCTAAGTTACGGGCTTTTTCCAAATAGTCCACGTGGCCTAAATGCAAAATATCAAAACAACCGTTCGTAAACACGATTTTCTGTTGTTGGTTTTTCCAGTCTTGCACTTGCGCAATGGCTTGGTCAAGTGACTGGATCTTGTTGGCACAATTCATATTTACGTTAATTTAAAACCAGATGGTTTAGATGATTAAAATTTAAACTTCTTCGCGCATTATCTGCTCAATGTACTGTCTGATAAGGTCGGACTCATAGCCTTTGGAAGCCGCAAAGAAATACAATTTTCCGCGTTTTTGCATTGGACTAAGCTCGGTTTTGAGGCTTTGGTATTTCTTCAACAAAAGTGCGTACAAAGTTTGTTCGTATTGGTCTTGGTCTATTTCGTCCATGCCCATACTGGCCTCTGTGTCAGTGAGTCCGCTTTGGCGAAGGCCTTGCCGAATCTTGAGTTTTCCCCATTTTTTGAACCGAAATTTGCCGTTAGAATAAGATTGCGCGTAGCGTTCCACACTCAAAAATTTTTCGGAAATAAGCCATTGAATCACCTCTTCCGTCTCGTCGGGTGTGGCTGCAAGTTGCTGCAATTTTTCGGTTACTTGCTTGGGTGTGCGTTCTTGGTAGGCGCAAAAAGCGGCAGCCTGTTGGCAAAATTGTACAAATCGCTTTTCTTCTTCTTGCATAAAATAAACGAGTGTTTTTGTTATTATTATTCAAAAAATCTTACAAAGGATTGAATGTCAATATGAATTTTCATGTAATTTAGCCGTTTATTTAACTTGCACTAATATTAAATTCGTGAATACGATATATAAACATTCTAAGCAAATTCTTTGGTGGGTATGCCTTTGTTCTTTTTGTTGGGGGCTGAGCAGCCAAGTAATGGCGCAAAATAAAACAAGTTTATCGACATGGACACTACACAATATTCATAACCAAGAAATAGGGAAATGGTCTTGCGATACGATTTTTCCGATTACCAACAGCGTATTTGCTTATCAAATACAGCACCATTGGGGGCTGATGTGGTTACCTGCCAAAAAAGTAATTGAGCCTACGTTTGAGGGCATCGGGACGCAGTCGGTGAATAACAATGTTATTTTTAAAGCAAATGGCAAATATGGTTTGTTGAGTCTGAAAGGATATTCGGCACTGCCACCTGCTTTTGACTCTATTTACATGACACTCAACCACATTTATACCAAAAATGAATTGGGCTGGCAAGTGTATTCGGGGCATAATTACAAACCTTTGTCGGCGGTTTTTGAGGCCATGCAGCCCGCCTCGCAAGGCTTGAGAGCCGTGAAACCCGATGGAGGTTGCTGGACGTACACCGACAGCGCAGGCCGCTATGTGTTGCCTGTGAGTTTTGACACGTTGGAGGCTTTTGTGAATAACAATGCCATTGCCAAGCGTGAAGGACTTTGGGGCGTGCTGGAAATTTCGGGCAATTGGCTTCAAAATCCTGTGTATAAAAATCTGACGCGCCTGACGGACTCTACTTTTTTAGCCCAAACCGACAGCAATTTTGCGATGATAGACCTTTACGGCAATGCCATGCATGCCACCAAAGACACCTTGCGCCTTCGCGAAGATGGTTTTGTGTTGCAGAAACGCGCCGTAAAAGTTGGACTTTGGGATAGAAATGGTTGTAAAATTGTTCCAGTAGAGCTTGATTATGAACAGATTAGCGACTTTAACCCCAAAGATAGTACGTTTATTCTTTCGCAAGATGTGTGTAGAGGTATGGCGCACGCGCGTTTGGGTGTAACGTTGCCCCCAAGTCCCAAATTTTCGCGCATTGAGCCGATGGCCGAAGGGTTGGCACGCGCCAAAATTGGCAAATATTACGGTTTTATTGACCTCAACGGGTTTGTGCGTATCGCGAATCGCTACGATTCGGTCGGCATTTTTTCCGAAGGTTTGACGGCTGTTATGCTCAAAAAACGCTGGGGTTATATCAACCGCAACGAAAACATTATTATACAGCCACTTTACCAAAAGGCTCTTCCGTTTGGGCGTGGTGTGGCCATTATCAAGAAAAAAAATGAATTTGGGATAGTGAACGCCAACGGTCAAGAAGTACACGCGGCCGCGTTGGATAGTCTGTATCAGCTCGAATCAGGCTATTTTGTGAGTGTAAAAAACAAACATAAAGGTATATTGCAACCCACAGGCCAAGTGATTACTTACCCGAATTTTGATAACATAGAGCATTTGTATAATGGCTTGTTTTTAGTAGAACGAAATAACAAATTTGGAGTGTACAAAACCGATGGCGAACCGTTTATTCCGCTCACATACAGACGAATAAGCTACGAACATCGTTTCAAACTCTATTGCATAAAGCACTGATGGGGCGTGTTTATTTGCACAGGCTTTGTATATTTGTTGCCCAAATCAAAACTCATAAGCCAATGCGTAATTTAATTTTTGCGGGAATCTGTCTGTTAGGAAGTTTGGCGGCCTGTACGTCTAAGCAAGGTAATCCAGATCAAATCCGACAAGTTCCGACCGAAAACACATACAGCGAAAACACCAAAATCAATTCTATTACCAAAGCCATAGAGGAAAACCCCGACAACGCCAATAATTATTTTATTCGGGCCAAGTTGTACAGGGAAATGAAGAAAAATACACAGGCCATCGCCGACATCGAAACGGCTACGTCTCTGGACAGTACCAATGGTTTGTTTTTCTTGGAAAAAGCAAAAATTTATCGTGTGGCTGGCGATGTATCGAAAGGTATGCAAGCGGCTCACCGTGCCGAAGCACTCAAGGTAGAATTACCTGAGCTATATATAACGATTGGCGAAATGCTCATCGTGGTCAAAGACTACCAAAATGCCATGGATTATCTGAACAAAGGCCTTCGTGTTGCGCCATTTTTTGCAGAAGCATATTTTTATAAAGGATTGATTTTCTGGGAGAAAGGGGATACGGCACTTGCGCTTTCCAACCTTCAGACTTCTATCGAGCAAGATCCAGAATATGTGGACGCTTACAACAAGTTAGCAGCTATTTATTTGGTAAAAAACAACTTGAAGTTAGCTTACCAATACTTGCAATCGGGTATGCGTTTCAACCCTGATGATGCTTACATCAACTACAATATGGGTTGTTATTATGA contains these protein-coding regions:
- a CDS encoding zinc metallopeptidase translates to MMFGYIIAAIFGLISWAVSARLKNKFAEYSQTGLRSNLSGAEIAQLMLNDHGIYNVTVHSVEGELTDHYNPANRTVNLSRDVYYGRNAAAAAVAAHECGHAVQHATAYSFLQFRSAMVPVLSVSSRFMPWLILIGFFALRYSVVPLELGIALFSLTTLFSFITLPVEFDASARALAWIDRRKIVTPQEHAMAKDALWWAAMTYVVSALGSLATLLYYIAVLLGARRND
- a CDS encoding WG repeat-containing protein produces the protein MAQNKTSLSTWTLHNIHNQEIGKWSCDTIFPITNSVFAYQIQHHWGLMWLPAKKVIEPTFEGIGTQSVNNNVIFKANGKYGLLSLKGYSALPPAFDSIYMTLNHIYTKNELGWQVYSGHNYKPLSAVFEAMQPASQGLRAVKPDGGCWTYTDSAGRYVLPVSFDTLEAFVNNNAIAKREGLWGVLEISGNWLQNPVYKNLTRLTDSTFLAQTDSNFAMIDLYGNAMHATKDTLRLREDGFVLQKRAVKVGLWDRNGCKIVPVELDYEQISDFNPKDSTFILSQDVCRGMAHARLGVTLPPSPKFSRIEPMAEGLARAKIGKYYGFIDLNGFVRIANRYDSVGIFSEGLTAVMLKKRWGYINRNENIIIQPLYQKALPFGRGVAIIKKKNEFGIVNANGQEVHAAALDSLYQLESGYFVSVKNKHKGILQPTGQVITYPNFDNIEHLYNGLFLVERNNKFGVYKTDGEPFIPLTYRRISYEHRFKLYCIKH
- the rfaE2 gene encoding D-glycero-beta-D-manno-heptose 1-phosphate adenylyltransferase, producing MNCANKIQSLDQAIAQVQDWKNQQQKIVFTNGCFDILHLGHVDYLEKARNLGDKLVLGLNTDASVSRLKGSLRPVVSEYARARVMASLAFVDLVVLFGEDTPLRLIEAIEPDILTKGNDYTIQNIVGADFVLARGGQVLTVPLVENYSTTNIINKIKAAY
- a CDS encoding tetratricopeptide repeat protein, coding for MRNLIFAGICLLGSLAACTSKQGNPDQIRQVPTENTYSENTKINSITKAIEENPDNANNYFIRAKLYREMKKNTQAIADIETATSLDSTNGLFFLEKAKIYRVAGDVSKGMQAAHRAEALKVELPELYITIGEMLIVVKDYQNAMDYLNKGLRVAPFFAEAYFYKGLIFWEKGDTALALSNLQTSIEQDPEYVDAYNKLAAIYLVKNNLKLAYQYLQSGMRFNPDDAYINYNMGCYYEASKQQDSAITFFKKAIFFDPSLYSAHYNLATLAYQQRNYTEAATHYENVNRYNDNMPESHFYLGICYETQGKNAEAVTQYEKVLQLNNGYTEPTVKMLGSLRKRMEVQRRLEAKRDSAEAANSIVKVP
- a CDS encoding regulatory protein RecX, with product MQEEEKRFVQFCQQAAAFCAYQERTPKQVTEKLQQLAATPDETEEVIQWLISEKFLSVERYAQSYSNGKFRFKKWGKLKIRQGLRQSGLTDTEASMGMDEIDQDQYEQTLYALLLKKYQSLKTELSPMQKRGKLYFFAASKGYESDLIRQYIEQIMREEV